A genomic window from Chitinophaga pollutisoli includes:
- a CDS encoding ATP-binding protein, producing MVVNSFSFITALLCTFCGVSLAWVSGDWSIFYTAMGFVCGFLSILAFNHAGYYKAAKFMLMFVFCMVMLYYGATFGESTQVHFLGLFLIGVPLLICTPAEKEFRFYCILMIIVCLSFLEINYYFQLVTPMDMSRNELYVFRWLIMAVVLALNFMVISFYQGNIKGLFKRLLENNKTLLEKNRTVEAQDAELKRANIKLSAYNVHLEQEVNDRTHALNANTIAMEEMIRNLSNSNRQLRDQDKMLTSQLKELELAREALTKARDAAEKANTAKSAFLREISHEIRNPLNAVIGMTYLLLHETDNRNRIPQSVLAYIESISASGHSLLEIVNNVLELARIEAGKIDQVQPEPFNLRDWLRSVTSIYQNAAQVKSVAIQLQIDNRLPSIIEGDRIHLTQIVNNLLGNAIKFSPEKKRVTLHCFRREPAQWCIRVSDEGIGIPEEKQRVIFQPFEQADASIHETYGGTGLGLTITRRIVEMMGGNISLRSEPGIGTAFTVTLPLIAESDASAETSCQSDVVPEYNAFPAETRVLLMEDSEINQLIMERFFSHVGIALHVAANGEDGLRLAKAVRPDLIILDMHMPRMTGHEVIVQIRQDAELSHIPVIAISADAFREQQEEAKRAGVNEYLIKPIEFDRLYNVIDHYLRAARQQTPYPLRAIKVS from the coding sequence ATGGTGGTAAATTCCTTCAGCTTTATCACCGCTTTGCTTTGTACCTTCTGCGGGGTCAGCCTTGCATGGGTTTCGGGAGACTGGTCCATTTTCTACACCGCGATGGGTTTCGTCTGCGGCTTTCTTTCCATACTCGCGTTTAACCACGCCGGTTATTATAAGGCCGCCAAGTTCATGCTCATGTTCGTGTTCTGTATGGTGATGCTATATTACGGCGCCACCTTCGGCGAAAGCACCCAGGTGCATTTCCTGGGCCTCTTCCTGATCGGGGTGCCTCTCCTCATCTGCACCCCCGCGGAAAAAGAATTCCGCTTCTACTGCATCCTCATGATCATCGTCTGCCTTTCCTTCCTCGAAATCAACTATTACTTCCAGCTCGTTACGCCCATGGACATGTCGCGGAACGAATTGTATGTTTTCAGGTGGCTCATCATGGCCGTGGTGCTCGCACTCAATTTTATGGTGATTTCCTTCTATCAGGGCAACATCAAAGGGCTGTTCAAACGCCTCCTGGAAAACAATAAAACATTGCTCGAAAAGAACCGGACGGTGGAAGCGCAGGATGCCGAACTGAAAAGGGCCAACATCAAACTTTCCGCTTACAACGTTCACCTCGAACAGGAAGTCAACGACCGGACCCATGCCCTCAATGCCAACACCATTGCCATGGAGGAAATGATCCGCAACCTGAGCAACAGCAACCGCCAGCTGCGCGACCAGGATAAAATGCTCACTTCCCAACTGAAAGAACTGGAGCTTGCCCGGGAAGCGCTCACGAAGGCCCGCGACGCGGCAGAGAAAGCCAATACCGCCAAGTCCGCCTTCCTCCGGGAAATCAGCCACGAAATCCGTAACCCGCTCAATGCTGTGATCGGGATGACGTACCTCCTGCTCCACGAAACCGACAACCGCAACCGCATCCCGCAAAGCGTACTGGCCTATATCGAAAGCATCAGCGCCAGCGGCCATAGCCTCCTCGAAATCGTTAACAACGTCCTGGAACTCGCCCGCATCGAAGCCGGCAAGATCGACCAGGTGCAACCCGAACCCTTTAACCTGCGCGACTGGTTGCGCAGCGTCACTTCCATTTACCAGAACGCGGCGCAGGTCAAGAGCGTTGCCATCCAGCTGCAGATCGACAACCGCCTGCCTTCCATTATCGAGGGCGACCGCATCCATCTCACCCAGATCGTCAACAATCTGCTCGGCAACGCCATCAAGTTTTCGCCGGAGAAGAAGCGGGTTACCCTGCATTGCTTCCGCCGCGAGCCCGCGCAATGGTGCATCCGCGTGTCTGACGAAGGGATCGGCATACCGGAAGAAAAGCAACGCGTCATCTTCCAGCCTTTCGAGCAGGCCGATGCATCCATTCACGAAACTTACGGCGGCACCGGCCTGGGCCTCACCATCACCCGGCGCATCGTGGAAATGATGGGCGGCAACATCTCCCTGCGCAGCGAACCCGGCATCGGCACCGCATTCACCGTTACCCTGCCGCTGATCGCGGAATCCGACGCCAGCGCCGAAACTTCCTGCCAATCCGACGTGGTACCCGAATACAACGCCTTCCCCGCCGAAACGCGCGTGCTGCTGATGGAAGACAGTGAGATCAACCAACTCATCATGGAACGCTTTTTTTCGCATGTAGGTATCGCGCTGCATGTGGCCGCCAATGGGGAAGACGGCCTGCGGCTGGCAAAAGCCGTCCGCCCCGACCTGATCATCCTCGATATGCACATGCCACGCATGACCGGCCACGAGGTGATCGTCCAGATCCGGCAGGACGCCGAGCTGAGCCACATCCCCGTGATCGCCATCTCGGCAGACGCGTTCCGCGAACAGCAGGAAGAGGCCAAACGCGCAGGCGTAAACGAATACCTCATTAAACCCATCGAATTCGACCGGCTCTATAACGTAATCGATCATTACCTGCGCGCCGCCAGGCAGCAAACGCCTTACCCGTTACGGGCGATCAAGGTGAGTTAA
- a CDS encoding SOS response-associated peptidase: MCYDLSFSASIASVFDYLPDLKDMGQLDLHFEPTYHKVAQAYPKWPVVVQEQGEFKLKRFEWGVIPHYMKTPEEVKKGRKWMVNARAEKVLDTKAYWNRIRKNRCLVPATGFFEHRDIPGWKNKVPYYIHVKDREIFFIAGLYAWSHLPDPETGEIPGTFTLITRDANDIMSRIHNGGDNAGRMPLILPRELEKEWLRPDLSDEGIKSILAYSIPSEELAYWTVNSVRKAKPDDESVIAETQWADLPVL; the protein is encoded by the coding sequence ATGTGCTACGACCTTTCATTTTCAGCCAGCATCGCCTCGGTGTTCGATTATCTGCCCGACCTGAAAGATATGGGGCAGCTCGACCTTCACTTCGAGCCCACCTATCATAAAGTGGCGCAGGCCTATCCCAAATGGCCGGTGGTAGTGCAGGAACAGGGCGAATTCAAACTGAAAAGATTCGAATGGGGCGTTATCCCCCACTACATGAAAACGCCGGAAGAAGTAAAAAAAGGCAGGAAATGGATGGTGAACGCCAGGGCCGAAAAAGTCCTCGACACCAAAGCCTACTGGAACCGCATCCGCAAAAACCGTTGCCTCGTACCCGCCACAGGCTTCTTCGAGCACCGCGACATCCCCGGATGGAAAAACAAAGTTCCTTATTACATCCACGTAAAAGACCGCGAGATTTTCTTCATCGCCGGGCTCTACGCCTGGTCGCACCTCCCCGATCCGGAAACCGGTGAAATCCCCGGCACCTTCACGCTTATCACCCGCGACGCGAACGATATCATGTCGCGCATCCACAACGGCGGCGACAATGCCGGCCGCATGCCCCTCATCCTCCCGCGCGAGCTGGAAAAGGAATGGCTGCGGCCCGACCTGTCCGACGAAGGCATCAAATCCATTCTCGCCTACAGCATCCCTTCCGAAGAACTGGCATACTGGACGGTGAACTCCGTCCGCAAAGCGAAGCCCGACGACGAAAGCGTGATTGCCGAAACGCAATGGGCGGATCTGCCCGTCCTGTAA
- a CDS encoding Y-family DNA polymerase has product MIALVDCNNFYVSCERLFHPGAFHRPVVVLSNNDGCVISRSDEAKTLGIRMGAPAFFMEDMLRSHDVAVFSSNYTLYGSLSQRVMQVLSSFAPEMEVYSIDEAFLDLSGHAAPGRLAAAIRGGVLQDVGIPVSVGVAPTKTLAKMANRYVKKSKLPEGFLVLDSPAATAAVLAATQVEDIWGIGSQYAAMLHERGFHSALDLSRAPDDFARRELTVQGLRLVHELRGIPSIGLEETAPPKKAVCVARSFGQLLTEKDDIREALANYAAAAAQKLRAQGSRATVIQVFVQTNNFRGQDAQYHRSINLRLPVPASSTRELIHHALQALDRIFKPGYNYKKTGIIAMDLVPDSQVQENLFASTDHDKEKKLMQALDGISRHFAGKPVLRFAVQGGNKKWALRQERLSPCYTTRLHDVIKAKTD; this is encoded by the coding sequence ATGATCGCCCTGGTTGACTGTAATAATTTTTACGTAAGCTGCGAAAGGCTCTTTCATCCCGGCGCATTTCACCGCCCCGTGGTGGTCCTCAGCAATAACGACGGCTGCGTGATATCCCGCTCGGACGAGGCCAAGACCCTCGGCATCCGCATGGGCGCGCCGGCTTTTTTCATGGAAGACATGCTCCGCAGTCACGATGTGGCCGTCTTCTCCTCCAATTACACCCTGTACGGCAGCCTCAGCCAGCGCGTGATGCAGGTATTGTCTTCCTTCGCGCCGGAGATGGAGGTGTACAGTATCGACGAAGCCTTCCTCGACCTTTCCGGCCACGCCGCTCCCGGGCGCCTGGCGGCGGCGATCCGCGGCGGGGTGCTGCAGGATGTGGGCATCCCTGTGTCGGTGGGCGTGGCGCCTACCAAAACGCTGGCGAAGATGGCCAACCGCTACGTCAAGAAGTCGAAATTGCCGGAAGGCTTCCTCGTGCTGGATAGCCCCGCGGCCACCGCGGCCGTGCTGGCCGCCACGCAGGTGGAAGACATCTGGGGCATCGGTTCCCAATACGCCGCCATGCTGCACGAAAGGGGATTCCATTCCGCGCTCGACCTTTCGCGCGCGCCGGATGATTTCGCGCGGCGGGAGCTGACGGTGCAGGGGCTCCGGCTGGTGCACGAGCTGCGCGGCATTCCCAGCATCGGGCTGGAGGAAACCGCTCCGCCGAAGAAGGCCGTTTGCGTGGCGCGCTCCTTCGGGCAGCTGCTCACCGAGAAAGACGACATCCGGGAAGCCCTCGCCAATTACGCCGCCGCGGCCGCGCAGAAGCTGCGGGCCCAGGGCTCTCGGGCCACGGTGATACAGGTCTTCGTGCAAACGAATAACTTCCGCGGCCAGGATGCGCAGTACCACCGCTCCATCAACCTCCGCCTCCCCGTACCCGCCAGCAGCACGCGGGAGCTGATCCATCACGCGCTGCAGGCCCTCGACCGCATCTTCAAGCCGGGATATAATTACAAAAAAACCGGTATCATCGCCATGGACCTGGTCCCCGATTCGCAAGTGCAGGAAAACCTGTTCGCATCCACCGACCACGATAAAGAGAAAAAACTGATGCAGGCGCTCGACGGGATCTCCCGGCACTTTGCCGGCAAGCCGGTACTGCGCTTCGCGGTGCAGGGCGGCAACAAGAAATGGGCGCTGCGGCAGGAGCGGCTTTCGCCCTGCTATACCACACGCCTGCACGACGTCATCAAAGCCAAAACCGACTGA
- a CDS encoding response regulator, whose amino-acid sequence MKRILVIEDDLLMIHVVELIIQKEGHHADLAYNGKEAAMLLRTYDYDLVIADLKLPFPYLNELSAQLRNQRSRRQLPVILVLPAYFVMDSISSWFGMEAEEIIIRPFSPVELTSKIQALLN is encoded by the coding sequence ATGAAAAGGATATTGGTTATTGAAGATGATTTATTAATGATTCATGTCGTAGAGTTAATTATTCAGAAAGAAGGGCACCATGCAGATCTCGCCTATAACGGAAAAGAAGCGGCCATGCTATTGAGGACGTATGATTACGACCTGGTGATCGCCGATCTGAAGCTGCCATTCCCTTATCTCAACGAACTTTCAGCGCAGTTGCGCAACCAGCGGTCGCGCAGGCAATTGCCGGTCATCCTTGTATTGCCCGCGTATTTCGTTATGGACAGTATTTCTTCCTGGTTTGGTATGGAAGCGGAAGAAATCATCATAAGGCCTTTCAGTCCTGTAGAGTTAACCAGCAAAATCCAGGCGCTCCTCAACTAA
- the metE gene encoding 5-methyltetrahydropteroyltriglutamate--homocysteine S-methyltransferase: protein MLKHTLGYPRMGARRQLKKACEDYWQRRIGRQELFVTAQRLQEEQWRLQEAAGMDLIPCNDFSFYDHVLDTTLLVGAIPDRYAPVVTDLPQNTEADLAFAMARGYQEHGLDLTAMEMTKWFDTNYHYIVPEFRANQQFRLFSNKVFNAFDAARHMLNATPKPVLVGPVSYLLLGKEKDPGFHRLELLPRLLPVYIEALQRLHNMGAKWVQLDEPFLATDLPAGAADAYRYAYTEIAKHCKGLRTMVTTYFEGLRDNMSLATSLGVCCLHVDLVRDPGQLGDLLPMLPEKLSLSLGVVDGRNIWKNDYGRSLGLIRQAVDTLGEDRVMIAPSCSLLHTPTDLELETALDEELRSWMAFARQKLQEVAELEQVFHGDTGLWEKNNAAIAARAASSRIHKPSVKARTAAITERDAQRTSAFPQRQSLQQQRFRLPMYPTTTIGSFPQTTDIRSLRAAFKKGNLTAEQYDAALESATREAIRLQEDIGLDVLVHGEFERNDMVEYFGEKLEGFAFTQHGWVQSYGSRCVKPPVIYGDVSRERDMTVRWSEFAQSCTALPMKGMLTGPVTILQWSFVRDDQPRSETAAQIALAIRDEVVALEAAGIGIIQIDEPAIREGLPIRCADREAYLGWAVSAFRVSASGVKDETQIHTHMCYSDFNDIIRHIAAMDADVITIETSRSQMELLEAFADYRYPNEIGPGVYDIHSPRVPGTAEMEALLLKAAEYLPARNIWVNPDCGLKTRKWPETEAALRNMVSAAKAVRAGVKETV from the coding sequence ATGCTTAAACACACCCTCGGCTACCCGCGCATGGGAGCCCGCCGCCAGCTGAAGAAAGCTTGCGAAGATTACTGGCAGCGCCGCATCGGCCGCCAGGAATTATTTGTGACCGCACAACGCCTGCAGGAAGAACAATGGCGCCTGCAGGAAGCCGCGGGGATGGACCTCATCCCCTGCAATGATTTCAGTTTCTACGACCACGTTCTCGACACTACGCTCCTCGTTGGCGCCATCCCCGACCGTTATGCCCCGGTGGTAACCGACCTGCCGCAGAACACTGAAGCCGACCTCGCCTTTGCCATGGCCCGCGGTTACCAGGAACACGGCCTGGACCTCACCGCAATGGAAATGACCAAGTGGTTCGACACGAATTACCATTACATCGTGCCCGAATTCCGCGCCAACCAACAGTTCAGGTTATTTTCCAACAAAGTGTTCAATGCGTTCGATGCCGCCAGGCATATGCTCAATGCCACGCCCAAGCCGGTGTTGGTGGGCCCCGTGTCGTACCTGCTGCTGGGCAAGGAAAAAGACCCCGGGTTCCATCGGCTCGAACTGCTGCCCCGGCTGCTCCCCGTTTACATTGAAGCCCTGCAACGCCTGCACAACATGGGCGCAAAATGGGTGCAGCTCGATGAGCCCTTCCTCGCCACTGACCTCCCCGCCGGCGCCGCAGATGCCTACCGATACGCCTACACGGAAATCGCGAAGCATTGCAAAGGCCTCCGCACGATGGTAACCACTTACTTCGAAGGGCTGCGCGATAACATGTCCCTGGCCACATCGCTGGGCGTGTGTTGCCTGCATGTGGACCTCGTCCGCGATCCGGGCCAGCTTGGTGATTTGTTGCCGATGTTGCCGGAGAAGCTGTCGTTGTCGCTCGGCGTTGTTGACGGGCGCAACATCTGGAAGAATGATTACGGACGCTCGCTTGGGTTGATCCGCCAGGCGGTGGATACGTTGGGGGAAGACCGCGTGATGATCGCGCCGTCGTGCTCCCTGCTGCACACGCCCACCGATCTCGAACTGGAAACCGCGTTGGATGAGGAGCTGCGTTCCTGGATGGCGTTCGCCAGACAGAAGCTGCAGGAAGTGGCGGAGCTTGAACAGGTATTCCACGGTGATACCGGCTTATGGGAGAAGAACAATGCCGCCATCGCCGCGAGGGCCGCATCTTCCCGCATTCACAAACCCTCCGTGAAAGCGCGCACCGCCGCCATCACCGAACGCGACGCGCAGCGGACTTCGGCATTCCCGCAGCGGCAATCCCTCCAGCAGCAGCGCTTCCGGTTACCCATGTATCCGACCACAACCATCGGATCATTCCCACAGACCACGGACATCCGATCGCTGCGCGCGGCTTTCAAAAAAGGCAATCTCACGGCGGAACAATATGACGCCGCGCTGGAATCAGCGACCCGGGAAGCGATCAGGCTGCAGGAAGATATCGGGCTGGATGTGCTGGTGCACGGCGAATTCGAGCGCAACGATATGGTGGAATATTTCGGAGAGAAGCTCGAAGGTTTCGCCTTCACGCAGCATGGATGGGTGCAGAGCTACGGCAGCCGCTGTGTAAAGCCGCCCGTGATCTACGGCGACGTAAGCCGGGAGCGGGATATGACCGTTCGATGGTCGGAGTTTGCGCAATCGTGCACCGCGTTGCCGATGAAGGGAATGCTCACCGGGCCGGTGACTATTTTGCAATGGTCGTTCGTCCGCGACGACCAGCCCCGTTCCGAAACCGCGGCGCAGATCGCGCTGGCGATCCGGGATGAAGTGGTAGCGCTTGAAGCGGCGGGGATCGGGATCATCCAGATCGACGAGCCCGCTATCCGGGAAGGTTTGCCGATCCGGTGTGCCGACCGCGAAGCGTATCTCGGCTGGGCGGTGAGCGCGTTCCGCGTATCGGCGTCGGGCGTGAAGGATGAAACGCAGATCCACACGCATATGTGTTACAGTGATTTCAATGATATCATCCGGCACATTGCCGCGATGGATGCGGATGTGATTACGATTGAAACGTCGCGGTCGCAGATGGAGTTGCTGGAAGCGTTTGCGGATTATAGATATCCCAACGAGATAGGTCCCGGTGTGTACGACATCCATTCGCCGCGGGTGCCGGGTACGGCGGAGATGGAAGCGCTGTTGCTGAAAGCCGCCGAATACCTGCCGGCGCGCAATATATGGGTGAATCCGGATTGCGGGTTGAAAACGCGGAAGTGGCCTGAAACGGAAGCCGCGCTCCGTAATATGGTCAGCGCCGCGAAAGCGGTGAGGGCCGGGGTGAAGGAAACGGTATAA
- a CDS encoding cupin domain-containing protein, translating into MVRQGSVIFNPYNQEQFTFLQTHASTGGAYLQIAVVAGPGMESACGSLRHRHPLQEERFMVHSGSLWMETGRTARMYHAGEQVIVPPGTPHAWRNGSRSESLHFTYEIAPAMQWECILETLWSLSQKGALNRQGQACFLQLATTLHRYPDHCYLAGMPVILQKWLFRFMARIAKWLGYRPYHKYRGVGGI; encoded by the coding sequence ATGGTACGGCAGGGATCCGTTATATTCAACCCTTACAACCAGGAGCAGTTTACCTTCCTCCAGACGCACGCCAGCACCGGCGGCGCCTACCTGCAGATCGCGGTGGTGGCGGGCCCGGGAATGGAAAGCGCCTGCGGCTCCCTCCGGCACCGGCATCCGCTGCAGGAAGAAAGGTTCATGGTCCATTCCGGCAGCCTCTGGATGGAAACGGGCCGCACCGCGCGGATGTACCACGCCGGCGAACAGGTGATCGTTCCTCCCGGCACCCCGCATGCATGGCGGAATGGCAGCCGGTCGGAATCCCTTCATTTCACATATGAAATCGCGCCCGCCATGCAGTGGGAATGCATTCTGGAAACGTTATGGTCGCTGTCGCAAAAAGGCGCCCTCAACCGCCAGGGGCAAGCCTGCTTCCTGCAACTGGCCACCACCCTGCACCGCTACCCGGATCACTGCTACCTCGCAGGCATGCCCGTAATCCTGCAGAAATGGTTATTCCGCTTCATGGCCAGGATCGCCAAATGGCTGGGGTACCGGCCTTACCATAAGTACCGGGGCGTAGGGGGAATATAA
- the aqpZ gene encoding aquaporin Z — translation MEIKSSTRYFAEMIGTFALVFFGCGAAVVSGVSASGPAGIGLLGIAFAFGLAVLVMCYAIGGISGCHINPAITLAMLTAGKIKAADALGYIIAQCVGAIVAAWVLWTIQKGLPGWQAGEWALGSNGWGEGYGAGYNTASAFIAEAVLTFLFLFVIFGATGKWGNGTTAGVAIGLTLTCIHLFCIPITGTSVNPARSLGPAIFAGGAALSQLWLFIVAPIVGGIAAALVWRAMDKS, via the coding sequence ATGGAAATCAAGTCTTCCACCAGGTATTTTGCCGAGATGATCGGCACATTTGCTTTGGTATTCTTTGGCTGCGGCGCGGCCGTGGTATCGGGGGTAAGTGCATCCGGGCCTGCGGGGATCGGGCTGCTGGGGATCGCATTTGCGTTCGGGCTGGCGGTGCTGGTGATGTGTTATGCGATCGGCGGGATCTCCGGCTGCCATATCAACCCGGCCATTACCCTGGCCATGCTGACCGCCGGCAAGATCAAGGCGGCGGATGCACTGGGGTACATCATCGCCCAATGCGTTGGCGCTATCGTAGCCGCATGGGTGTTATGGACCATCCAAAAAGGCCTTCCCGGCTGGCAGGCGGGCGAATGGGCCCTGGGATCCAACGGATGGGGCGAAGGTTATGGAGCGGGCTACAACACCGCATCCGCCTTCATTGCTGAAGCCGTTCTTACCTTTCTCTTCCTCTTCGTGATTTTCGGCGCAACGGGCAAATGGGGCAACGGCACCACTGCGGGTGTAGCGATCGGTCTTACCCTTACCTGCATTCACCTCTTCTGCATTCCCATTACGGGAACTTCCGTGAACCCCGCCCGCAGCCTCGGCCCCGCGATCTTTGCGGGCGGCGCGGCCTTGTCTCAGCTCTGGCTCTTCATTGTCGCGCCCATCGTCGGCGGCATCGCAGCAGCGCTCGTCTGGCGCGCGATGGACAAATCGTAA
- a CDS encoding response regulator transcription factor: MNALDILIADDHPIFLKGLREVIESGGNYRVIYQAANGREAVEGVRSKHPDVVILDIDMPQLNGLQAAEEILLTKPEMPIILLTMHKVKDAFMKALEIGILGYVLKENAVVDIIHAIQSVTEGNAYISPEMSTYLLRQKHKTATGAGDMLATLTPSEFRIIHLVAAYKTSKEIAEELHISEKTVSNHRMNITRKLSLSGKNSLLRFAIEATGGSKTGF, translated from the coding sequence ATGAACGCACTTGATATCCTCATCGCAGACGACCACCCGATTTTCCTCAAAGGCCTCCGCGAAGTGATCGAATCCGGCGGCAATTACCGCGTCATTTACCAGGCCGCCAACGGCAGGGAAGCAGTAGAAGGCGTACGTTCCAAGCATCCGGACGTGGTGATCCTCGACATCGACATGCCCCAGCTGAACGGCTTGCAGGCGGCGGAAGAAATCCTGCTTACGAAACCCGAGATGCCTATCATCCTGCTCACCATGCACAAGGTGAAAGACGCATTCATGAAAGCGCTGGAGATCGGTATCCTGGGATATGTATTGAAAGAGAACGCCGTGGTGGACATTATTCATGCGATACAATCGGTTACGGAAGGCAATGCGTACATCAGCCCGGAGATGTCGACTTACCTATTGCGCCAGAAGCACAAGACGGCTACCGGCGCGGGCGACATGCTGGCGACGCTCACCCCATCCGAATTCCGCATCATCCACCTGGTGGCGGCTTATAAGACGAGCAAAGAGATCGCGGAGGAGTTGCATATCAGTGAAAAAACGGTGAGCAATCACCGGATGAACATTACGCGGAAATTATCGCTTTCGGGGAAGAACAGCTTGTTGCGGTTCGCGATCGAGGCTACGGGCGGGAGCAAAACGGGTTTCTGA
- a CDS encoding 7TM diverse intracellular signaling domain-containing protein: protein MLRSLILFLSGLLVFHSFNAAAQLPGLPSRKVTHPLLLEDASRQLTITEVAASADKFHRSEDAVAIPGATNSAWWVKFDVENPVDENLYISIASAGLQEIDLYHESIPGQFSNVRYHAGATGDKQIIQSNMPLLPLHAPPAKRTTYYLRVTSNAVLQLRMEISSIENHLAMQREDDFINGIFYGVLVALMVYNLFAFLTLRDVTYLLYVLYILFSGISTLILNNYILVFFPGAGWLNEMTTGLPGGMLFGVLFTNAFLRVKQHAPRIYRLSTPVVLFILAVPVAAVFIPWPVMYIVLEAAMYLTFAYWLLAGVTVYMKGFRPAVYFLVGFSLLIGFGMVYNLRDNDLLPDNYFTRHSAQLGTALEAIILSWALTSKVNFYKREKEALQHQALEQSSAFSKELIRIQEHERKRIASELHDSVGQQLVLIKNRLLMLRNKTGDTDAQSLSEDLSGNVADTIQEIRNISYSLRPYQMDMMGLTQSIQSLADETGDAANIVMETGIDNIDHLFSPENEMNVYRIVQELLNNMVKHAGATRCHLRVHRAVWLIKIIVTDDGVGFTGKNEHGFGLLGIRERVQIMGGQFIIHPDEGAGAALTVNIPISYHERT from the coding sequence ATGTTGCGCAGCCTCATTTTATTCCTGTCGGGATTGCTGGTTTTCCATTCCTTTAATGCGGCGGCGCAGCTGCCGGGCCTGCCTTCGCGGAAGGTTACGCATCCGCTGCTGCTGGAAGATGCCTCCCGGCAACTGACCATCACCGAAGTGGCTGCCAGCGCGGATAAATTCCATCGTTCGGAAGACGCCGTGGCCATCCCCGGCGCTACTAATTCCGCATGGTGGGTGAAGTTTGATGTGGAAAACCCAGTGGATGAAAACCTGTATATTTCCATCGCATCGGCGGGGCTACAGGAGATCGATCTCTACCACGAATCCATCCCGGGACAGTTCAGCAACGTGCGCTACCACGCGGGCGCAACAGGCGACAAGCAAATCATCCAGTCCAACATGCCCCTGCTGCCGCTGCATGCCCCTCCGGCGAAGCGGACCACCTATTACCTCCGGGTCACCAGCAACGCCGTGCTGCAGCTGCGGATGGAAATATCTTCCATCGAAAACCACCTCGCCATGCAGCGCGAAGACGATTTCATCAACGGCATTTTCTACGGCGTACTGGTGGCGCTGATGGTCTATAATCTTTTCGCCTTCCTCACCCTGCGCGACGTTACGTACCTGCTGTACGTTTTATATATCCTGTTTTCCGGCATCTCCACGCTCATCCTCAACAATTACATTCTCGTTTTCTTCCCCGGCGCGGGCTGGCTGAACGAGATGACGACCGGGCTTCCGGGGGGCATGCTGTTCGGGGTGCTTTTTACCAATGCCTTTCTCCGGGTGAAGCAACATGCGCCCCGGATCTACAGGCTGAGCACGCCCGTCGTGCTCTTCATCCTCGCCGTGCCGGTGGCGGCTGTGTTCATTCCCTGGCCGGTGATGTATATCGTGCTGGAAGCAGCGATGTATTTGACGTTTGCTTACTGGCTCCTGGCGGGCGTAACGGTGTACATGAAAGGCTTCAGGCCGGCGGTGTACTTTCTCGTGGGGTTCAGCCTGCTCATTGGTTTCGGCATGGTATATAACCTGCGCGACAACGACCTGCTGCCAGACAATTACTTTACGCGGCATTCCGCGCAGCTGGGAACGGCGCTGGAAGCCATTATCCTTTCCTGGGCGCTCACCAGCAAAGTGAATTTCTACAAACGGGAGAAGGAAGCCCTCCAGCACCAGGCGCTCGAGCAAAGCAGCGCGTTCTCCAAAGAACTGATCCGCATCCAGGAACACGAACGCAAGCGCATCGCCTCCGAACTGCACGACAGCGTGGGCCAGCAACTCGTATTGATCAAAAACCGCCTGCTGATGCTCCGCAATAAAACCGGCGATACCGATGCGCAATCGTTGTCCGAAGACCTGTCGGGCAACGTGGCGGATACCATCCAGGAGATCCGGAATATTTCTTACTCCCTCCGGCCTTACCAGATGGACATGATGGGCCTCACACAAAGCATCCAGAGCCTGGCCGACGAAACCGGCGACGCCGCCAACATCGTCATGGAAACAGGCATCGACAATATCGATCATCTCTTTTCGCCTGAAAACGAAATGAACGTCTACCGCATCGTGCAGGAGCTGCTCAACAATATGGTGAAGCATGCCGGCGCCACGCGATGCCACCTGCGCGTGCATCGTGCGGTGTGGCTGATCAAGATCATCGTCACCGACGACGGTGTAGGGTTTACAGGCAAAAACGAACATGGCTTCGGCCTGCTGGGCATCCGTGAGCGCGTGCAGATCATGGGCGGCCAGTTCATCATTCATCCTGACGAAGGCGCAGGCGCGGCGCTTACCGTCAACATTCCCATTTCCTATCATGAACGCACTTGA